One region of Anaeromyxobacter paludicola genomic DNA includes:
- a CDS encoding DciA family protein, which translates to MRGRQRTIASLLAETLARKGPRGPASAAAFAEAVGWPLSREARLRAHTRDGRIIVEARSGAWADQLEALAGAICDKMNARLGEGAVTAVEVRRPPSGRP; encoded by the coding sequence ATGCGAGGCCGCCAGCGCACCATCGCCAGCCTGCTGGCCGAGACCCTCGCGCGGAAGGGCCCCCGCGGCCCCGCGTCGGCGGCGGCGTTCGCGGAGGCGGTCGGATGGCCCCTCTCCCGCGAGGCGCGGCTCCGCGCCCACACCCGCGACGGCCGCATCATCGTCGAGGCGCGCAGCGGCGCCTGGGCCGACCAGCTCGAGGCGCTCGCGGGCGCCATCTGCGACAAGATGAACGCCCGCCTGGGCGAGGGTGCGGTCACGGCGGTCGAGGTTCGCCGGCCGCCCTCGGGCCGGCCGTGA
- a CDS encoding CAP domain-containing protein: MSLPVALALLLSASAPARGDDAAAARLEARVLDLSLAPRAGPAPRPDAALSRAARALARDAARDGAAALSARHLRAALARAGAFDPAPVAHYERAAPDEAAARAGLALRQLAATDVGAGAYLEGGAAHLVVLASVRRASLAPFPGSVAPGAVVRLRGTLLGELTAPRLHVTAPSGAVREASLGPGPAFDAQVAFEGPGRYVLEVTGSGPGGPAVAALLPVACGAASLEEAPPPPRPREPATARGAEAAVAQAIDALRARHGLVPLGRSPALDEVARRHSEAMARAGEVAHVLPGGRDLPARLEGVPYRRALENVARGPSALAAHDAAEESPAHRANLLDRSVREVGVGIARRRLPAGEVEVFLTEILADPGD; encoded by the coding sequence GTGAGCCTCCCGGTCGCGCTCGCGCTCCTCCTGTCGGCGAGCGCCCCCGCCCGCGGCGACGACGCCGCGGCGGCCCGGCTGGAGGCGCGCGTCCTCGACCTCTCGCTCGCCCCGCGCGCAGGGCCGGCGCCCCGGCCCGACGCCGCCCTGTCGCGCGCCGCCCGAGCGCTCGCGCGCGACGCCGCCCGCGACGGCGCCGCGGCGCTCTCGGCGCGCCACCTGCGGGCCGCCCTGGCCCGCGCCGGCGCCTTCGATCCCGCCCCCGTGGCGCACTACGAGCGCGCCGCGCCCGACGAGGCGGCCGCGCGAGCGGGCCTCGCGCTCCGGCAGCTCGCCGCGACCGACGTGGGCGCGGGCGCGTATCTGGAGGGCGGCGCCGCTCACCTGGTGGTGCTCGCCTCCGTGCGCCGCGCGTCGCTCGCCCCGTTCCCGGGCAGCGTGGCGCCCGGGGCGGTGGTCCGGCTACGCGGGACGCTGCTCGGGGAGCTCACCGCGCCCCGCCTGCACGTCACCGCGCCCTCGGGCGCGGTGCGCGAGGCGTCGCTCGGGCCGGGGCCGGCGTTCGACGCCCAGGTCGCGTTCGAGGGCCCGGGGCGCTACGTGCTCGAGGTGACGGGGAGCGGCCCGGGGGGGCCGGCCGTGGCGGCGCTGCTCCCGGTGGCCTGCGGCGCCGCGTCGCTGGAGGAGGCGCCGCCCCCGCCCCGCCCGCGCGAGCCGGCGACGGCTCGCGGCGCGGAAGCGGCGGTCGCGCAGGCCATCGACGCCCTCCGGGCGCGGCACGGCCTCGTGCCCCTCGGTCGCAGCCCGGCGCTCGACGAGGTGGCGCGCCGCCACAGCGAGGCGATGGCGCGCGCGGGCGAGGTGGCCCACGTGCTCCCGGGCGGACGCGACCTGCCGGCGCGGCTCGAGGGCGTCCCTTATCGGCGGGCGCTCGAGAACGTGGCGCGCGGCCCGAGCGCGCTCGCGGCGCACGACGCGGCCGAGGAGAGCCCCGCGCACCGCGCGAACCTGCTCGACCGGAGCGTCCGGGAAGTGGGCGTGGGCATCGCCCGCCGGCGGCTGCCCGCGGGCGAGGTGGAGGTGTTCCTCACCGAGATCCTGGCGGACCCCGGCGACTGA